A window of Macaca mulatta isolate MMU2019108-1 chromosome 7, T2T-MMU8v2.0, whole genome shotgun sequence genomic DNA:
ATACATACACTGAAGCTGAAAATATAAGAGAGGTAGTATTGCAAATTGAGGGAAATGATGaactattaaataaatgatatcAAGTCTGAGTTctacatatttacaaatatataaaaatagatttctaTCTCCCAACATTTACAAAATGAATTACAAAGGGATGAAATTCTTaagtataaaaagcaaaatatgttttaatttacagaagaaaatctaaataatgtCATATGATCTTGACAGAGAGAAAGATTTCTTAAatcagacacagacacacaaaaaaaagatatcaaaaaTGATTCACAAATGCAatcacattaaatttttaaaaagttattacaaAAGGCCATTTGAATAGCTGATACATTTTACAATActcttgaaatgaaaaaataaaatagagtgaTGGGGACCAGATCactggttgccaggggttaagaTCACAGGGAAGACAACACAGGAAAGTTTCTTGGAAGTGATGGAAGAGGACTATGTCCTTATTGTGGTTTGTAGTAGTCGTGGCTACATGAATCTATTTATGtaataatatttcataatactATAGAgcaatagtaaaaacaaaaaaaaagaatacatgtaAAAACTGGTTAAATCTGAATCTGAATAGTCTTTACtttactttggaaaaaaaaaaaaaaaaaccctaggcCTAAAGGGGAGAAaccaaggaagaaataaatgtgGAAGGGTGATGCCCTGCCCAAGGATGAGTTTCAGAACACTTTGGAGAGAATATGAGTGAGGCCCCCTGGATGGAGAGAGGTTCTCTGGGTTGCGCTAGACCAGAGCTAGTTCACAGAGGGTGACTGAAAATGGGGCTCAGAGAATTTAAGGCCAAGGCTGGCAATAAAACTTGCTGGAGGATGAGTACCACTGGGTGCCTGAACATAAGCCACTGGCAGCTGCACTATAGGAACAAGAGAAGTGGCACAAATAAAAATCTTGGTGTTAAAATAGTTCAGCTTTCTagattctcctctcttttctacAACTCATAATCTAAAAGGAAATTGGAATTATCTAGCCAATCAGAGAAAGCCCTTTAAATGAAAGGTTTAAAATGGAAGCTTCTGAGTATATTTCATTCCATATTTTAAAGCATTGCTAGCTATTTGAAAACTATGGGATAGGCATAATTCATATGGGGAGAGGAGTCTCATAACCTAATTATCTCCACTTAAACTTAAGCACTTATGTTAAATCATAGATTGGCTATTCCCTAAAGCTGGCAAAATTcagtttcagatttttaaatactaTTCATCCATATAGACATTTTAGGCATGTCATTAAGAAAACTTATAAAACCTGACAAATGTTTGAATGTATGTCTACCAAAGAATTAGGTTCTCGTTGCTTTTTTTCATCATATTTACATTTACCCGTAACAAAAGCAGTAAATGCATACATATTATCCATCTAGTacccatattttttttctggaaccaGTAATCTAAACAGtgatttttccatgtttttgaTATTTAACTCTCGCTTGATACCTAGAAAAAGACTTgttaatattcattaaatattctgTATAGTATCTTCTCCACTACTTTCCCCACAATTGAGATACACCACAAAAAAGGACTAAAATATTAAACAGGGTATTGACCTGAGGAATTTGAAGGAATTTTGTCTTAATGAAGGGAAGTTCTCACTACTAGTGACATTTCAGAAATTATCCTTGGCCTCAGGTAATAGTTCACAATTTTCCTTATGGCAGCCTTCATATCCCTATTCCTTAGTGTATAAATAATGGGGTTTAATATGGGGGTGAAAACAGTGTAAAATATGTCAAGTAATTTATCCACAGGATAGATGGTAAAGGGCCATACATAGATGAAGATGCAAGGTCCAAAGAATAATATTACTACTGCAATATGGGAAGCCAGCGTAGAAAATGCCTTTGCCATTGCAGCTGAAGACTTGAGCAAAACTGTGACAAGAATAATGATGTAGGAGCTGACCAAGAGAGAGAAAGTGCTTAGAGAAAGAACTCCACTATTGACCACAATTAGTATTTCAATGATGTTAGAGTCCAAGCAGGCAAGTTTGGTCACCCGAGGAAGATCACAAAAAAAGCTGTCTACTACATTAGGTCCACAGAAAGGCAAGTTCACAGTAAATGATAACTGGCTTAATGTGTGCACCAAGCCCACAGCCCAGGATATCGTTACCAAGACAGTGCATGTCCTTCGGCTCATGATGATCACATAGTATAAGGGTTTGCATATGGCTACATACCTATCATAGGCCATCGAAACAAGTAGCACCATCTCCCCTCCAGTAAAAAGGTGAACGAAGAAAATTTGGGCTATGCAGCCACTGAAGGATATGGTCTTGTGTTCACTCAGAAAATCTGCAATCATCTTAGGGGTAGCAAAAGAAGCCTGACAAATGTCAATAAAGGAAAGGTTTCCCAAGAGAAAGTACATAGGGGAGTGCAAGCTGGTATCAAAAGTCACTGTGAGGATAATGAGAAGATTTCCCAGCACAATGACCATATacaacacagagaagaaaacaaaatagaaaagctGGAGTTTTTGAGAACTACAGAGTCCCAACAGTACAAACTCAGACACCACTGAAGAATTGGCCTTATCCATGGTTCCAGGCTGCAGACTTGTTCTGAAACAACTCTAAAGGAGGATAAATAGAAAGGAATCAGAACTTGAATTAAGAATACTTTTAAGGTGAGGGATTCTGAGATCTCAGATATAATGTACGTTTGCTgaatgcaaaaattttaaagaggcCATAGCAGTATGTCTGGATAGGTGGATAATAGGAAAGAACTTATGTAAATGTCTAAATAATGCTTAATAATTTAATCAATAGAATTAGAACCCCTTGAGTTTTTGGATAGTCCTTGTCTGTTATATAGTAGGAAATGAGCTTACCCAGAAGCTGACTCATGACAACAAGACTAGAGGAGTGACCTAGAGTCCAGCTCCACGGGCCTTATAGGTTGACAAAAAGTGTTTACATCTACTTGTCTTGTGGTCATCTTACATCATCAATTATACAACATTCTTCTTAACTTTTGAAGAGATATTCGTAATTTGATTATTATTACATGATGTAAAGTCACACAGATTAACttttggctaattattttgtctGGACTTTAATTCCACACCTTAAAAAAGATGGGAGGTGTAAAAATACCTACTTTACAGAAAACTTTAGAGTTTAAGCAGGATAAGTCATGACAGTCTACTATCAAAGTAATTGCATTGCAACATAGGATCTCAATACGTTAAAAACCGCTATATTAATAGAAATTTACCTTCGTGCTGCTGCAGGAGTCGTTTCCAATTTAGGCAATTCCTACTAAACAGATACTATTGAATGTATATTATACTGGCCTATAGTTCCAACTGCGTTTATCAATTAGTCATCCAATAATTTCTTAAAACACGTATTATGACTGACCTGAATTATCTAAATCCCATTTTCTGTTGATTATCCAAGAGCAGAacctaaatttttcattttctttccctatcAGAATTTGATTTCAGCCCACTTACGTTCTCCCTGCTAGAGTTCTCCATGATCTTCTTAAAACATGTTTACAATTAATGCCagaaaattgtgttttttaaaaaaaaaaaatttttggataGAGAAGTAAAAATGATTATAAACCTCTCATGCTCttgaaaatatctaaaaatttgCATCTTATGTTTTTCACCCTGTAAAACCCTACTATATAAATCTAGTCCAGTTGAACTGGAATAGCTTTAAAGAAGTGCTATTTTAGGAAACCATATTAGTTCTGACAATTAACTGTTGACAACAGTCATAGTAAGAGACCTGAGAGAGTGATGATCTAATTCTGGTCCCATGTGAGAACATGAGCATCTTTTTCTGCTAATTTATTTCAGACAAGAAGCCAGAGTCTTTACTTTGTCTCTAGGCTACAGACCTAGCCTCTCATTTAGATGAATGCAGTTGCAGTCCACACAGGGAAGCCCCACAGTAAACAATCATATTGTGTCCTTTATTGGAAGAATGTTCAGAGAAGCATTCCACTGGACCACATTTTGGATATACGTTATTTTAAACTCTGGAACTATGACAAAAAAAAGACTCATTATAATTGTTTAAAGCTTTAGTAACAACAAATCAGTGTCTATAATATACAAAAAGGCAATAATTAAGAGGATTCTGAAACATAATGTAATCACTTTATCCCATGTGTGACTCATTTTGTTCCTCCATTTGTGAAATAAACGTGTCCTTGCTCAAGTTCATGtatttattacataaaatgaTCAACTCTACCTAATGAAAAAGTTTATTGTATGAATGTAATGTATTAAGCTAAAAATTGAGGCAGATTTAAATATAGTGAATGAcgaatcataattttaaaatttacaaatgaaggacaaaaagagCTTGCGTTTGTTCCGACACTGCTAGATAACATCTACTGTGTATACATGTTTTATCAAGTGATCTTTACAATAGACCTTTGGAAAAGGGGTTATTAAActgcagaagagaaaaacaaagattatACATGTTTAGTAATCTGGGGTCAGACAGCTAGTAAGGGTCAGAACATCTCAGTGAGGATTTGAAATcagataatataaataatatttaatatttactatgCACCaaagtgtcaggcactgttctgcgCTCTTAATATATAGTAATTGAATCTTCCCATAATGCTACATGGTAAATGCACTTACTAATTCTGTCTTACAATAAGAAGTCAGAGATACAAAGATGATAAGCAGTTTCCCTGAAGTTCCATAGCTGGAGAGTCATTAAACTAGAATTTGAACCCTGGTATTTGACTCCAAGGCCAGCTATTGCCACACTACGAAATACTGTTTCAGATCTGAATACAAAATCGATGCCATTGACACTGTGCTACAACTGGGAATTCCCTCAATATATGTTCATGATTCTAATCTTTTCACCTACTATGAGCCATTGGTCAGTCGGTTGAGCTAGAGTTTCCCAACTTTGGCATTATTGACATTTGGGATTGAATTACTGTGTTGAAACAGACTGTCATGTGACTATTGTAGGGTATTCAGGAGCATCTCTGCCATCACCCATCAGATGCCAGTTACACTTTCCCCccagttatgacaaccaaaaatgtctccaaacattaCAAAATGTCCAGCTGAGGAGGTGAAAAATGactcccagttgagaaccactgtgccACTGGGTTAAGCTGTCTTTGGCTTGCATTTTTAGTCTCTTCCTGTTtcatttcacttttcatttaatcttttcatCTACTGACAACTGTTCAGATTCACttatcaaagaaataagaaaaaaaaactctcctAAACTCttctattctctttgttttttccttaatttttctttttttaagaaaagaaattttgtGTAGGAGTGTCTACGTTTCCGTCCAAATCTTTTTTACTACTCAGACTTTTAACATGCTTAACTATACCTTTTGTTGCCATGGTCAGGAAAACTAGTTTATCAAATGGCCGCAAAGACCTGGTAATGATAGCTAACTCTTAAACAGAACgcctcttcattttcctttcagaATTTTTAATATTAGCTTTCTTTATTCATGCTACTGCCCCTTAAAAGTAGATTCCAAGAGGTCCTAGCCTCTggcattctaattttttttctttttccttctatatTTCTTGAACTCTTGTCTCTTTATGTCCTTATtaatctctttctcttccttgttaTCTCCCTTTCTTCAGCATTCCATTCATCTCCCTAGCATCAGTCATCACCTCTGTATTATGACCGCTAATTTTGCGGTACTgtttccccctgccccccacatTCCAATATTCCAATCTGTTTCTGATACTTTTTGAATGTGACTGTACACAGCCATCTCAAACCTTGGCTCTCACAATTTCCCAACTCAACCCTTTTCCTTCAAACTTTTCTGAATTAACTGTAAAGGAAAACCTACCTTTCTCCTGGACCTCACTCTTTCACTTGAAACATCTCATCATTCCTTAAGCTTATATATAAATCTAATGTCCTTAGCATGAGAGCCAAGAATATATAACCTGTTTTTACCTATGCCATAccctgctctttagcaaaaataaataaataaataaattttaaaaacaggctactcaatatttattaagctgataaacaattcCTTATCCATTTTTTCATGTCCTTCACAGATGTCTATTCCAACACAGATGTTACCACCTCTAAAAGCCTTCCTAGAGGCTTAAGTCAAAATGTCTATGTTCTAATGTTTCTGTAGCACTTTGATTGCATATGCGTTATATCTTCTCCCAAGGTGTAGTGAATTATGTTGGCTTGGCATACATTTTGAATACAAATTCCACTTTCTCATACCAGAAGCAGGGCTCAGTTACCCTTGACACAGTTTCCAGTTCTACACTATATTCAAATGGTTCAAACTGGTGGCCAGAGATTAAAAACTAGAGGCATCTTTCCCACCTGGCAGACTGGGCTTCCTGCTTTCCTGTCACTTTCTTTAAATGGACCATTCAGTCATTTTCCGGTGAACTTAAAGTAACCCATACCCTTTTCCCTCAGGTATACTGCTAGATGACAGACTTTCTCACCCTCCCTCTGCCTGACTCTTCATTCCTGCCCCACATGACCCTGGGATGAAGGACTGCCCTCCCAACTTATTGCACTCTCCCTGCCTGATCACTAAATAAAAATCCTTGAATGTTTTTGCTATTTTAGTGATGTATTGAATTTGCACCATCCACCTGAAGAACCAGGGGCTGGTCCAGGCTGGGTTTTCCCTGGAATGCTTGCGAGAACACAAGATCAGGCACCCAGCCTCCAGAGTGCTGGTCTGGTAGACATCAACTAGACATAGGTCAGACAAAAGCTGCAGGGGCATCTGCCAATATAAAGTTTCCTGTGTGAGGAACTCCCTGGTCCTGACAATTAGGCATTAAGCCTTTCACCAGGTAAAAGAAATGTCTGATAAACACACACTAGAAACACCCACAACaagttcattttcatttctcattggAACAGGATTGCTAGCCATTCTGGTATGGAGCCCCTGTTTAGCTGGGGACTCTCAAAACATAAGGTAAGACTCCCAGTGTGGAAGAGAAATATTATTATGATGGCTAACTCTATTATTTCTCTTCCACACTGAAACTTCTTGAATTCTTGTGCTTCTTATGAATCATTCACAGGATTTGGTAGAGAGATGTGCCAAAAGTACATTGTCGATAAACATGTTATAGTATTAATGCCAATATATTTCACCCTATATTTGTCATTCACTGAATAGTTTTACCTTCTTACTTTCCCGTGCATCGAATCCTTCCCAGTAAATGGCCTAGAACTCTGCAAACCATAAACCACCCACATAAACTCCATCTTTACGTGGAGCAAAAACATTTCATCTACTTGGTACTACAATATCCTAATTAAGTAATAAAAAACAGTACCAACAATCAACAAGCTAATGCAAAAATAATGACACAACTGGTTTGAGTTGAAGCATAGAGAAAATAGTTTGTCTGTTACATTGGAAGTAAACCATACATTaccaatttttttaagttatagaaATAATGAgatgctttaagaaaaataaatttgcattttactTCTGTAGGGTTAAATAAATCGTGTTATATACCTtaagtgcaaataaaaataaattattgattaTGCTATAACTACAGACCTATGAGTTTAGTATTTAACATTCTCATGATATTTTTGTGTAGTTTTACTCTATAAAGCAATATATAGCCTTGATTTTCATGcctatttaatttctttaggtaATAGGTAAGAGTGTCATGATGAATTTTCCTAGGTGCAGTCAgagtttttcataattttctcaaGTGTCTCCCCAAGTATACTTCATCTATTTACATAATTTCTCACAAGTCATCCCTGGCACACTAAGATACAGACACATGGACATCCtcatcttttttaaattaatcatttattttttccataagttatcgGGGTGTGGGTGGTTAGTGCCTTTTTCTTTTGTCAAATTGTAAGAGTACCATGAATTTATCTAAGTGACCAATTGCAGCTTTTAAGATTCAGTATTAAATTAGCCAAGGTTCATCTTCCAATGGGAATTAATATGTTTCAACAGATATTCTCAATTGAACAAGGCAAATAACATCCCACATtgctgaaaactacaatgaggacGATAAGGCCATAGGAGAAAAAGTGAGAGTCATTCAGCCCTTGGGCACTATGTGGAGTGAAGTATCTTCTGCTAATTCTATACAAATGAACCTGCTACTCCAGAGAAAATGTGTGGGAAAGTACATTCTTTTGCCTAAGTGAGAAATACTTTGACTTAGGAATGGAAGAGCATACTGGGTCCTTGCATGTGTAATATGGAACAAAGGGTAATTAATTAGAACTTAAAGGATATGGGTTCCTATTCTCAATTCTAACAATAACAAAGAATACGTTATTGGACAAATCACTGTAAATCTCTTAGCCTTAGTTTACCCTTCTACAAAATGATTTGTAATATTTCAAGGACACTAAAAGTAAAGAGAACTATTAAATGATTTATtggcatatttatttaatttcatacAAGCAGTATCATCCTTCATGTATTATTtgacaatttaatatttttccattcaaTAATTGATATTTAACAGTTATCAATAGTGACACACATAGTTTCAGTTTATACATTTTACTTCTGTAGGATCTCCATTAAATACAGTATACTGCATGTTTGTCATTTTTGGTGAATAGACATCTGGATAGTTTCTAGTTCTTGCTATTATGAACAACATTAAAATGAGCACTTGCATAAATAAATATGTGCTAGAGGTTCTCCAGAATGTACACTTGGAGAGTAATTGCTAAATTGTAGAAAATTCAAATCTTCAGCATTGC
This region includes:
- the OR4K5 gene encoding olfactory receptor 4K5 (The RefSeq protein has 8 substitutions compared to this genomic sequence), whose translation is MDKANSSVVPEFVLLGLCSSQKLQLFYFFFFSMLYMVIVLGNLLIILTVTFDTSLHSPMYFLLGNLSFIDICQASFATPKMIADFLSEHKTISFSGCIAQIFFIHLFTGGEMVLLVSMAYDRYVAICKPLYYVIIMSRRTCTALVTISWAVGLVHTLSQLSFTANLPFCGPNVVDSFFCDLPRVTKLACLDSNIIEILIVVNSGVLSLSTFSLLVSSYIIILVTVLLKSSAATAKAFSTLASHIAVVILFFGPCIFIYVWPFTIYPVDKLLGIFYTVFTPILNPIIYTLRNRDMKAAIRKIVNYYLRPRIISEMSLVVRTSLH